From Deltaproteobacteria bacterium, the proteins below share one genomic window:
- a CDS encoding N-acetylmuramoyl-L-alanine amidase, whose product MRNCIKNFVLIGIIVLSLLLSCVEGFCAEEAVSRQDFEQARRAAQQLLKQDTRVRKLDEWLEAAKSLQSFLQDNPDTVETPKALFLLGQIFEIMGRERKSTESSARAVSYYEIVCRDFVGHYLADDALLRLGDLRRNVFRDEVGAKVAYFEIIDKYPGSDMVAEANRRVRGEARLPGIAVPVPRPVSVSRKKLAPVVVIDPGHGGEGDLGALGVDGDYEKDIVLNIAIYLDEMLRKRLFVDTVLTRARDQELALADRAKIANDKQADVFISIHANASVNKSASGIETYYLDNTADQSSLKLAERENSSFNPNADDLKFILSDLIQNAKLDDSITLAHRVQDSLVGRISRRYEGVNNLGVKKAPFYVLVGAHMPCVLTEVSFIDHAVEGKRLADRSYQRLIAEAIFLGIKAYFKDKSVK is encoded by the coding sequence ATGCGCAATTGCATTAAAAATTTTGTCCTAATCGGGATAATTGTCTTGTCGCTCTTGCTTTCCTGCGTGGAGGGTTTTTGCGCCGAGGAGGCGGTTTCTCGCCAAGATTTTGAGCAAGCTAGGAGGGCTGCACAACAGTTGCTAAAACAAGATACGCGTGTGAGAAAGCTAGACGAGTGGCTGGAAGCGGCAAAGTCTTTGCAGTCTTTTTTGCAGGATAATCCTGATACCGTTGAAACGCCCAAAGCTTTGTTTTTGTTGGGGCAGATTTTTGAAATCATGGGGCGGGAGAGGAAGTCTACTGAGAGTAGTGCTCGTGCCGTGTCTTATTACGAAATAGTTTGTAGAGATTTTGTGGGGCATTACTTGGCCGACGATGCACTGCTTCGCCTTGGGGATCTGAGGCGCAATGTTTTTAGAGATGAGGTCGGGGCCAAGGTGGCTTATTTTGAGATAATAGACAAGTATCCAGGTTCGGACATGGTGGCGGAGGCGAATAGGAGAGTTCGTGGCGAAGCTCGCCTGCCCGGTATTGCAGTGCCGGTTCCGCGACCAGTGAGTGTGAGCAGAAAGAAACTAGCGCCAGTAGTTGTAATAGATCCAGGGCATGGTGGAGAGGGTGATTTAGGTGCGCTTGGAGTAGATGGCGATTACGAGAAGGACATAGTGCTAAATATTGCCATTTACTTGGATGAGATGCTTAGGAAGAGGCTTTTCGTCGATACAGTGCTTACGCGTGCGCGCGATCAAGAGCTCGCGCTTGCCGATAGGGCGAAAATTGCCAATGATAAGCAAGCGGACGTTTTTATCTCTATTCACGCCAATGCAAGTGTGAATAAAAGTGCAAGTGGTATAGAGACTTATTACTTAGACAATACCGCTGACCAATCCTCCCTTAAACTTGCCGAGCGCGAAAACAGCAGCTTTAATCCCAATGCCGACGATTTAAAGTTTATCTTAAGCGATTTAATTCAAAACGCCAAGTTGGACGATTCCATAACTTTGGCGCACCGCGTGCAGGATTCCTTAGTGGGGCGAATTTCTAGGCGTTACGAAGGGGTAAACAATCTGGGAGTAAAGAAAGCGCCGTTTTACGTCCTCGTGGGGGCGCACATGCCATGTGTGCTTACCGAAGTATCGTTTATTGATCACGCTGTGGAGGGAAAGCGATTGGCGGATCGCTCCTATCAGCGGCTAATAGCGGAGGCGATTTTTTTGGGCATTAAGGCGTACTTTAAAGACAAAAGTGTTAAGTAG